One window of Atribacter laminatus genomic DNA carries:
- the rlmN gene encoding 23S rRNA (adenine(2503)-C(2))-methyltransferase RlmN, producing the protein MEKSNIIGLLPSDLLSFLEMMGEPSYRSKQITHWLYQLKATTWDDMKNLPLGFRQVLSQRFDIGQTRIETKMVSSDGSMKYLLRLADGNGIEIVIISHRKHTTICLSTQVGCPVGCSFCATGQNGYTRNLTYQEIVESAWRAQIESNRVVKNIVFMGMGEPLLNYEQLSKAIQTFNHPDGFNIGSRHMTVSTIGIPDKIIRLAQDWPQVNLAVSLHAPKNELRKQLIPINDVYPISQIMKTVEKYIAMTHRRVTIEYSLWTDINDQREYAFQLASLLRGLLVHVNLIPGNPIAECHFVPSSPARVMTFARILEENQINVTIREPHGQDIGAACGELYGLHHKRGVVE; encoded by the coding sequence ATGGAAAAATCAAATATAATCGGTTTGCTTCCAAGCGACTTATTATCCTTTCTTGAAATGATGGGTGAGCCCAGTTACCGATCAAAGCAAATCACTCATTGGTTATACCAACTTAAAGCAACCACCTGGGATGATATGAAAAATCTTCCTCTTGGTTTTCGCCAGGTATTATCCCAGAGGTTTGATATTGGTCAGACAAGAATTGAAACAAAAATGGTTTCATCCGATGGAAGCATGAAGTATTTATTGCGACTCGCCGATGGAAATGGAATTGAAATTGTGATCATTTCCCATCGCAAACACACAACTATCTGTCTTTCAACTCAAGTAGGATGTCCGGTTGGTTGTTCCTTTTGTGCTACCGGACAAAACGGCTATACCAGAAATCTGACCTACCAAGAAATTGTTGAAAGTGCTTGGAGAGCCCAGATTGAAAGTAATAGAGTTGTTAAAAATATCGTGTTTATGGGGATGGGAGAGCCATTGTTAAACTACGAACAACTATCCAAAGCGATTCAAACATTTAACCATCCCGATGGTTTCAATATTGGTTCTCGCCATATGACCGTATCGACTATTGGGATACCAGATAAAATTATCAGATTGGCCCAGGATTGGCCTCAGGTTAATCTAGCGGTCTCACTTCATGCCCCCAAAAACGAATTAAGGAAGCAGCTGATTCCTATAAATGACGTCTATCCCATTTCTCAAATAATGAAAACGGTAGAGAAATATATTGCCATGACACATCGACGAGTGACTATTGAGTATTCTTTATGGACCGATATCAATGATCAGCGGGAGTATGCTTTTCAATTAGCTTCTCTTTTGCGAGGGTTGTTGGTGCATGTCAATCTCATCCCAGGCAATCCTATCGCAGAATGTCATTTCGTTCCATCTTCTCCGGCAAGGGTCATGACTTTTGCCAGAATTTTAGAAGAAAACCAGATAAATGTCACCATTCGGGAACCCCACGGTCAGGACATAGGGGCAGCATGTGGTGAACTTTACGGATTGCATCATAAAAGAGGTGTGGTTGAATGA
- the aroC gene encoding chorismate synthase: MIHYETAGESHGTGITTLISGFPSHLRVDIDFIQNELVRRQKGYGSGPRMKMEKDTVEFLGGVRWKETLGSPISVLVRNRDSVNWKLQMDPLGAPPSDYREVVVPRPGHADLAGTVKYQFTDIRNVIERASARETVGRCVAGSFAKMFLNQLGIGVGGYVESIGGIIAEGEINLEEKIKAAHESELATFDLQATKKMMEAIDEAREKGDSLGGTFVVVAFGMIPGIGDYTSAFRKLDAQLAGGLMSIPSVKGVEIGNGFLSAQLFGSEAHDAIYFNQDRKPFSFFRSTNRAGGIEGGVSTGEPIIVRCAMKPIPTLQKGLPSVDIAEKSDVVSRYERSDVCAVPRGLVVGEAMMAWVIASAVREKFGGDSMNEVKGNFRNYLEYLKDFSTKKTK; the protein is encoded by the coding sequence ATGATTCATTATGAAACTGCTGGAGAGTCTCATGGTACGGGAATCACTACCCTAATTAGTGGATTCCCTTCTCATCTTCGGGTTGATATTGATTTTATACAAAACGAGTTAGTTCGTCGCCAAAAAGGCTATGGTTCAGGTCCAAGAATGAAAATGGAAAAAGACACTGTTGAATTTTTGGGTGGAGTACGGTGGAAAGAAACCTTAGGATCGCCCATTTCTGTCTTGGTGAGAAACCGGGATTCAGTGAATTGGAAGTTGCAGATGGATCCCCTTGGTGCTCCTCCTTCTGATTATCGTGAAGTGGTTGTTCCGCGACCAGGCCATGCTGATTTGGCTGGAACGGTTAAATATCAGTTTACCGACATTAGAAATGTTATCGAACGAGCGAGTGCCCGGGAAACGGTTGGTCGTTGTGTAGCCGGAAGTTTTGCCAAGATGTTTTTGAATCAGCTTGGTATAGGAGTTGGAGGTTATGTGGAAAGCATTGGAGGAATTATCGCTGAGGGCGAAATAAATCTTGAGGAAAAAATCAAAGCAGCTCATGAATCCGAACTTGCGACCTTTGACCTACAAGCTACCAAGAAAATGATGGAGGCTATTGATGAAGCCCGGGAAAAAGGTGATTCTTTAGGTGGAACATTTGTTGTGGTAGCCTTTGGAATGATTCCCGGAATAGGTGATTATACCTCAGCTTTTAGAAAGCTCGATGCTCAATTGGCGGGAGGATTGATGAGCATTCCATCGGTGAAAGGTGTTGAAATTGGGAATGGCTTTTTGTCAGCCCAACTTTTTGGGAGTGAAGCTCATGACGCAATTTACTTTAATCAAGATCGAAAACCCTTTTCCTTTTTTCGTTCTACCAATCGGGCAGGAGGAATAGAAGGAGGAGTTTCTACTGGCGAACCAATTATAGTTAGATGTGCCATGAAGCCCATACCAACCTTACAAAAAGGATTGCCATCGGTTGATATTGCTGAAAAGTCCGATGTAGTATCACGGTACGAACGATCGGATGTTTGTGCTGTTCCTCGTGGATTGGTAGTGGGCGAAGCAATGATGGCTTGGGTTATAGCCTCAGCAGTCCGGGAAAAATTTGGTGGCGATAGTATGAACGAAGTGAAAGGGAATTTTAGGAATTATTTGGAGTATTTAAAGGATTTTTCTACGAAAAAAACCAAATAG
- the aroF gene encoding 3-deoxy-7-phosphoheptulonate synthase produces the protein MIIVLRHGTSQQEVDEIVDRLKKLGFGAHISKGTERTIIGAIGDERQVNLEEKIGVLPFVEKVIPILAPYKLTSREFRLEDSVIEVGKVPIGPGKFVVMAGPCAVESEKQLMETANRVKEAGAMILRAGAFKPRTSPYSFQGLGEKGLKILAKAREETGMPIVTEALGIEELPLVNEYADMIQIGARNMQNFRLLEAAGRLRKPILLKRGMMSTVDELLMSAEYILSQGNYNVVLCERGIRTFESATRNTLDLSCVPLVKKQSHLPIVVDPSHGTGRSELVPAMSFAALAAGADGLLIEVHPNPIEALSDGPQSQDPAQFSSMMAELKKIAGLKGRAM, from the coding sequence ATGATTATTGTTCTACGGCATGGAACCTCACAACAAGAAGTCGATGAAATCGTTGATCGGCTGAAGAAGTTGGGTTTTGGAGCCCATATATCCAAAGGAACCGAGAGAACTATTATTGGAGCTATTGGTGATGAACGCCAGGTCAATTTAGAAGAAAAAATTGGTGTTCTTCCCTTCGTTGAAAAAGTTATTCCAATTCTTGCTCCTTATAAGCTGACCAGTCGTGAATTTCGGTTGGAAGATTCGGTAATAGAAGTGGGAAAGGTTCCTATCGGTCCGGGTAAATTTGTAGTCATGGCCGGTCCCTGTGCGGTTGAATCAGAAAAACAACTTATGGAAACAGCTAATCGTGTAAAGGAAGCCGGTGCAATGATTTTACGGGCTGGAGCTTTTAAGCCGCGGACATCTCCTTATAGTTTTCAGGGTTTAGGAGAAAAAGGTCTAAAAATTTTAGCCAAAGCCCGAGAGGAAACTGGAATGCCGATAGTGACTGAAGCTTTAGGTATAGAAGAACTTCCCTTAGTCAATGAATACGCTGATATGATTCAAATCGGGGCAAGGAACATGCAAAACTTTCGATTGTTAGAAGCGGCCGGAAGGTTACGAAAACCAATCTTATTAAAGCGGGGCATGATGAGCACGGTTGACGAGCTCCTTATGTCAGCTGAATACATTCTTTCTCAAGGTAACTATAACGTAGTTTTATGTGAGAGAGGAATCAGAACCTTCGAATCGGCTACCAGGAATACCCTGGACTTAAGCTGCGTCCCTTTGGTTAAGAAACAAAGCCACCTACCTATTGTAGTTGATCCCAGCCATGGAACTGGTCGTTCCGAGTTGGTCCCGGCAATGAGTTTTGCCGCTCTTGCTGCCGGAGCCGACGGCTTGCTTATTGAGGTTCATCCTAATCCAATCGAGGCACTTTCCGATGGTCCTCAATCACAGGACCCTGCTCAATTTTCATCAATGATGGCAGAGCTTAAAAAAATTGCTGGTTTAAAAGGAAGGGCTATGTAA
- a CDS encoding prephenate dehydrogenase/arogenate dehydrogenase family protein, whose protein sequence is MTYSIAIIGLGLMGSSLACDLSQWTKKISITGYDIDEETNRFCFQKGIVDRIAESPQLAVKGSDLVFIATPVRVIPKIYSDIHSYLLPQAMVFDLGSTRQWVFNHLIPAPDKNLYCGFHPMGGGADGGARFAQQRLFKGRPLLVTPYRPFKDGEKDLIEEIAKCLESQVFF, encoded by the coding sequence ATGACTTATTCAATTGCGATCATCGGTTTGGGTTTGATGGGTTCCTCATTGGCGTGTGACCTGTCGCAATGGACAAAAAAAATCTCTATTACCGGTTATGATATCGATGAGGAAACTAATAGATTTTGCTTCCAAAAAGGCATAGTTGATCGCATAGCTGAATCACCACAACTGGCTGTAAAAGGATCAGATTTAGTTTTTATTGCCACGCCAGTTCGAGTCATTCCAAAGATTTATTCAGATATTCATTCTTATTTATTACCTCAAGCAATGGTTTTCGATCTGGGGAGCACTCGGCAGTGGGTTTTTAACCACTTGATTCCAGCTCCCGATAAAAATCTCTATTGTGGTTTTCACCCTATGGGTGGTGGGGCTGATGGTGGAGCACGTTTTGCCCAACAACGGCTTTTCAAGGGGAGACCGCTTCTGGTTACTCCCTATCGGCCTTTCAAGGATGGAGAAAAAGATTTAATTGAAGAGATTGCAAAATGTTTGGAGAGCCAGGTTTTTTTTTGA
- a CDS encoding prephenate dehydrogenase dimerization domain-containing protein, giving the protein MTAQEHDRICALVSHLPHVIANVYASQVYEKDYSFSQLAGSSFRDFTRIAGSSPEVWLDIFLTNQAQILSFIDELEEGIRIMKEIIKSGDVDGLKAFLTKVKKLKERIDGYDSL; this is encoded by the coding sequence TTGACCGCTCAAGAACATGATCGTATTTGTGCTTTGGTGAGTCACCTGCCGCATGTTATAGCCAATGTATATGCCTCACAGGTTTATGAAAAGGATTATAGTTTTAGTCAATTAGCCGGATCATCATTTCGAGACTTTACTCGAATAGCTGGTTCCTCTCCTGAGGTTTGGTTAGATATTTTTCTCACCAATCAAGCTCAGATTTTATCGTTTATTGATGAATTAGAAGAAGGTATTCGAATCATGAAGGAAATCATCAAAAGTGGAGATGTGGACGGGTTGAAGGCATTTCTCACCAAGGTAAAAAAACTGAAAGAACGGATTGATGGTTATGATTCATTATGA
- a CDS encoding DegT/DnrJ/EryC1/StrS family aminotransferase: MKIPISKPNLDEEEKNAVQDVLNSGFLAQGKRVAQFEEEFGKYIGVSQAIATSSGTAALFIALKALGISPNDIVITTPFTFVATASSIMHCGAIPTFCDINPQTFNIDPNALERVLKKDRNSIKAILIVHLYGLPCPMEEIIALADQYGIPVIEDCAQAHGAEYRGKKVGSFGRASAFSFYPTKNMTTGEGGMILTNDEEFGKKCRMLINHGSKKRYYHEFLGYNFRMTDIAAAIGRVQLRKLDDSNQKRRENAIFYNRELSSLPEIETPVVPDYVLPVFHQYTIKLKHHRDDLARFFDQKEIGYGIYYPVPLHQQKFIHKIVGNGNYPMADACSREVFSIPVHPLLKKEELEHVVDLIKLFCQGGFN; the protein is encoded by the coding sequence ATGAAAATACCGATCAGCAAACCCAATCTTGATGAAGAAGAAAAAAATGCGGTTCAAGACGTTCTCAATTCAGGATTTTTAGCCCAGGGAAAGAGAGTTGCTCAATTTGAAGAAGAATTTGGAAAGTATATTGGAGTATCACAAGCGATAGCCACAAGCAGTGGGACTGCAGCGTTGTTTATTGCCTTAAAAGCGTTGGGGATTTCTCCAAATGATATAGTAATAACAACACCCTTTACTTTTGTTGCGACTGCGTCTTCGATAATGCACTGTGGTGCAATTCCAACTTTTTGTGATATTAATCCCCAAACTTTTAATATTGATCCCAACGCTTTGGAAAGAGTTCTAAAAAAAGATAGAAACTCAATCAAAGCCATACTCATCGTTCATCTTTATGGCTTACCTTGTCCGATGGAAGAAATTATAGCGCTTGCCGATCAATACGGTATTCCGGTTATTGAAGATTGCGCACAAGCTCATGGCGCCGAGTATCGTGGAAAAAAAGTCGGCTCTTTTGGAAGGGCCTCAGCATTTAGCTTCTACCCTACTAAGAACATGACCACTGGCGAAGGTGGTATGATTTTAACCAATGATGAAGAGTTTGGAAAAAAGTGTCGAATGCTGATTAATCACGGGAGTAAAAAGAGATATTACCATGAATTTTTAGGTTATAATTTTCGGATGACCGATATTGCCGCCGCCATCGGACGCGTGCAGTTAAGAAAATTGGATGATTCTAACCAAAAACGAAGAGAAAACGCCATTTTTTATAATCGTGAATTATCATCACTTCCAGAAATTGAAACACCAGTAGTGCCTGATTATGTACTCCCGGTTTTCCATCAATATACTATAAAATTAAAACATCACCGAGATGATTTGGCACGTTTTTTTGACCAGAAAGAAATTGGATATGGAATCTATTATCCTGTTCCTCTCCACCAACAAAAATTTATCCATAAAATAGTCGGAAACGGTAATTATCCCATGGCTGACGCTTGTTCTCGAGAGGTTTTTTCAATTCCGGTTCATCCACTTCTAAAAAAAGAGGAGCTGGAACACGTGGTTGATTTAATCAAATTATTTTGCCAGGGGGGTTTCAATTGA
- a CDS encoding GIY-YIG nuclease family protein, with the protein MGKESYIYIKSDRWNRILYFSITSNLIKRVWEHKNKVIDGFTRRYNLSKLVYYEIYDDIKILINRENKSNLVRGARR; encoded by the coding sequence ATAGGAAAGGAATCATATATTTATATCAAGAGTGACCGTTGGAATAGAATCTTATACTTTAGTATCACCAGCAATCTAATAAAAAGAGTATGGGAACATAAAAATAAAGTCATTGATGGTTTTACCAGGAGATATAACCTTAGTAAATTAGTCTATTACGAAATATATGATGATATTAAAATTTTGATCAATCGAGAAAATAAATCAAATCTTGTTCGCGGAGCGAGAAGATAG
- a CDS encoding ECF transporter S component produces the protein MKRSICLLCLSALGIALTFIASLIRIPIPSIRWYFHLGDTIIFIVSLLFGPIAGAVSGAIGSSLADLQAGLAVWIPFSLVIKGFEGLVVGWISQGHEGKKDLVALFIGSLLMIGGYAIATIILFGWPVLIYEIPVDVIQCVVAIILSLFIVRSIRKRFPIISKLKGCIEWKNQI, from the coding sequence ATGAAAAGAAGCATTTGTTTACTCTGTTTGAGTGCTCTAGGCATAGCTCTGACTTTCATTGCTTCGTTAATCCGGATTCCCATACCTTCGATACGATGGTATTTTCATCTGGGTGATACAATAATATTTATTGTTTCACTCCTTTTCGGTCCCATTGCCGGAGCTGTTTCTGGAGCAATAGGTTCCTCTTTAGCGGATTTGCAGGCTGGGCTGGCGGTGTGGATTCCTTTTTCATTGGTGATAAAAGGATTTGAAGGTTTAGTTGTTGGCTGGATCAGCCAAGGACATGAGGGGAAAAAGGATCTCGTTGCTCTTTTTATAGGTTCACTGTTGATGATTGGTGGATATGCAATTGCTACAATAATCCTTTTTGGATGGCCGGTGCTTATCTATGAAATACCGGTTGATGTTATACAATGTGTAGTTGCAATTATCCTCTCTCTCTTTATAGTAAGGAGCATTCGAAAAAGATTTCCAATAATATCAAAACTAAAAGGATGTATTGAATGGAAAAATCAAATATAA